From a single Triplophysa rosa linkage group LG1, Trosa_1v2, whole genome shotgun sequence genomic region:
- the LOC130554537 gene encoding uncharacterized protein LOC130554537 isoform X2, whose product MVMEFFKSLAPIYKKAKGRQSGILQSSNPVIISYLEKLHYFVAHFKVYSIFSPDSSFIHRRGNNILTASWYRHRLRSTDRCLCSGVVLSCGREMFLLNTDSISLHLKQMGGFIAALASLKKWNRAPCYMAPSNEEEKMEGRKEGGREKKRRIVKRSRDGVSSEMKQGQVSAPVG is encoded by the exons ATGGTGATGGAGTTTTTCAAGAGTCTCGCTCCTATTTATAAGAAAGCTAAAGGGAGACAGAGCGGAATTTTACAATCATCCAATCCTGTAATCATTTCGTATCTTGAAAAACTACATTATTTTGTAGCGCATTTCAAAGTTTATTCCATTTTTTCACCAGACAGTTCATTTATTCACAG GCGGGGGAACAACATTCTGACGGCCTCTTGGTACCGTCACAGACTCAGATCCACTGATAGATGCCTGTGTTCTGGAGTTGTGCTTTCGTGCGGACG tgaaatgtttcttttgaATACGGACAGCATCTCTCTGCACCTGAAGCAAAT GGGGGGATTCATCGCGGCTCTTGCAAGTTTAAAGAAATGGAATCGTGCTCCGTGTTATATG GCCCCGAGTAATGAAGAAGAGAAgatggaaggaaggaaggaaggagggagGGAGAAAAAGAGGAG GATAGTGAAGAGGAGCAGAGATGGTGTGTCTTCCGAGATGAAACAG
- the LOC130554537 gene encoding uncharacterized protein LOC130554537 isoform X3 — translation MVMEFFKSLAPIYKKAKGRQSGILQSSNPVIISYLEKLHYFVAHFKVYSIFSPDSSFIHRRGNNILTASWYRHRLRSTDRCLCSGVVLSCGREMFLLNTDSISLHLKQMGGFIAALASLKKWNRAPCYMDSEEEQRWCVFRDETGSNMKVYTLYA, via the exons ATGGTGATGGAGTTTTTCAAGAGTCTCGCTCCTATTTATAAGAAAGCTAAAGGGAGACAGAGCGGAATTTTACAATCATCCAATCCTGTAATCATTTCGTATCTTGAAAAACTACATTATTTTGTAGCGCATTTCAAAGTTTATTCCATTTTTTCACCAGACAGTTCATTTATTCACAG GCGGGGGAACAACATTCTGACGGCCTCTTGGTACCGTCACAGACTCAGATCCACTGATAGATGCCTGTGTTCTGGAGTTGTGCTTTCGTGCGGACG tgaaatgtttcttttgaATACGGACAGCATCTCTCTGCACCTGAAGCAAAT GGGGGGATTCATCGCGGCTCTTGCAAGTTTAAAGAAATGGAATCGTGCTCCGTGTTATATG GATAGTGAAGAGGAGCAGAGATGGTGTGTCTTCCGAGATGAAACAGGTAGCAATATGAAAGTATATACATTGTATGCATAA